The DNA region CGCTTGTCATCGCCGCTCAAGGCATGCCTAGTTGGAACGTTCTGATTGTTTTTGTGTTGGGCGTATTTCTGATGCGTAGTGCAGGATGCGTGATTAATGATTTTGCTGACCGTAAGGTTGACGGCCATGTAAAACGCACCAAGCAACGCCCATTGCCCTCAGGTAAGGTGACATCAAAAGAGGCCATTGGCCTGTTTTTAGTATTAGGTGTGAGTTCTTTCTTACTCGTCCTCACCATGAACCCACTAACGATTCAACTTTCGTTCGCGGGCATCTTCTTAGCCTTCATCTACCCATTCATGAAGCGTTATACCCACTTACCACAACTGTTTTTAGGCTTAGCATTTAGCTGGGCAATCCCGATGGCATGGGCAGCACAAACCGGTGAACTGCCTTGGATTGTATGGTTTGTCTTTGCGATTAACGCACTGTGGACTATTGCTTATGATACCCAATATGCGATGGTTGACCGCGATGACGATTTGAAGATTGGCATCAAATCAACGGCGATTTTGTTTGGTCGTCACGATAAGTTGGTGGTTGGGATCTTACAGCTCATTACGCTGGCAATGCTGGTGTTGTTAGGCCAACACTATGAACTTGGTCAAAGTTACTATTGGATGATTTTGGTGGCCGCTTCGTTGTTTGTTTACCAACAGCATTTGATTCGTCATCGCGATCGCGATTTATGTTTTAAAGCTTTCCTCAATAACAATTATGTGGGAATGGTGGTCGCTCTTGGGTTGTTTATCGCATTTTGGTAAGCGCTCAGAAAACGCTCTGTGGCCAGTCCTGATATGAAAAAGGCATCCAATTGGATGCCTTTTCTGTTTGTATCGAGGTTCTGCTATTTATGCGTGAAGTTGGTGGATGCTCTCTTCGATGGTGAGCTTCACTTCCGGATAAAGTAGAACAAACAGCAGTTTGGCAAATTGCTGCGTCTTTTCTAGGTCACAGTTACCATCACAATCTAAGTACTGCTGTTCTTTCAATGTATTGAACATTGCAGTGAACACACCTTTGTCGAAGAACTCTGGCGCGTTAATACCGTGTAGGCGACCCAAACGCTGTGCAATATCTTGGCTCTTCTGTTCAAGGTCAGATTTACCAAGTTCTTGGTCTGCAACGAGCAGGTTCATTGCAATTGAGTAGCGTTGCAGTGTTTCAGTGATAGTACGACCCAACAATACCAAGGATTGGTTGTTTGACTGGTTGATTTCCAGTTTATCGCCGTCTTGGCAAACCATCTTCTGTTCAATGAACTCGTTCAACGTCTTAACCACAAGCTCATTCAAATCCTCTTCCTTATAGCTTAAGAACAGCTCTTTTTTCAGGAATGGGTAGATTTGAGCAACGTTCTCTTGAATCTTTTCTACGGTCACGTTGCGCTGACGGATGATCATTTGAGCAATCAATGAAGGTAGAGCGAACAAGTGAATGATGTTGTTGCGGTAGTAAGTCATCAGAATTGACTGGCTACGATCCAGCGAAATGATGTCACCCATGGTGTCGGTTTCAATCACAAACTTATCAAGTGAGATTGCGTGATCCACCAACTCTTCAGCACTTTCTGTTGGAACCGTTGAAGTGTTTGAATATGGGTTGTTCTTAAGCAGTTTCAGGTAACATTCAATCTGGTTGATCAGAGAGTCACGAGACAATGCACGCTGGCGAGAAGCCAATAGCGCGGTCGCACATAGAGTTAGCGCGTTAGTCGCTGCCGCATCGTTAATGTGCGTCATCATCTTGTTTGCCAGACCGTTCACCACTGGGTTCATCCATTGTGGTTTACTGCCACCCATACGATCGATGTCTTTTGTCCACTCAGGAGCGTGTTCATTCAGGTATTGGTTTAGCTGAATCGGCTCACCAAAGTTGACGTAACCAAGGCCAAAATTGCGCAGTTTACGCAGAGTACGCAGCACAAGACCGGCGTTTTCTTTCTCTTTGCGCGAACCACGAAGTTCTTTGGCGTAAGTACCCACTTCCATTACGTGTTCGTAACCGATGTAAACAGGCACCAGTGTTACAGGGCGGTTTAGACCGCGAAGCATGGCTTGAATCGTCATGGCCAACATACCGGTTTTCGCTTGCAGCAGGCGACCAGTACGCGAACGACCACCTTCACTGAAGTACTCAACCGAGTAACCTTTAGCAAACAGTTCTGATA from Vibrio hyugaensis includes:
- the plsB gene encoding glycerol-3-phosphate 1-O-acyltransferase PlsB, coding for MSSGQSFSRSLLKLPLSVMVKGTTIPSNPIDDLNIDLTKPIVYALPFRSNVDLLTLQKQALSLGLPDPLNPLEINGKTLTRYVFIASRPTVMSNDNDVPSESVSLFTELLELHKLDSELDVQMIPATVLWGRKPGKEENHKPYLQPMNGPQKAKAVMGAGRDCLVRFSPVVSLRYMADSHGTDSAIAHKLARVARIHFSRQKLAASGPNLPQRQVLFARLMKSPAIEKAIEDEAQSKDISIEKARKEAHSIMDEIAADFSYGLVKNGDRILGWLWTKLYQGLHINNASTVRRLAQDGHEIVYVPCHRSHMDYLLLSYVLYHEGMVPPHIAAGINLNFFPAGPIFRRGGAFFIRRSFKGNKLYSTIFREYLSELFAKGYSVEYFSEGGRSRTGRLLQAKTGMLAMTIQAMLRGLNRPVTLVPVYIGYEHVMEVGTYAKELRGSRKEKENAGLVLRTLRKLRNFGLGYVNFGEPIQLNQYLNEHAPEWTKDIDRMGGSKPQWMNPVVNGLANKMMTHINDAAATNALTLCATALLASRQRALSRDSLINQIECYLKLLKNNPYSNTSTVPTESAEELVDHAISLDKFVIETDTMGDIISLDRSQSILMTYYRNNIIHLFALPSLIAQMIIRQRNVTVEKIQENVAQIYPFLKKELFLSYKEEDLNELVVKTLNEFIEQKMVCQDGDKLEINQSNNQSLVLLGRTITETLQRYSIAMNLLVADQELGKSDLEQKSQDIAQRLGRLHGINAPEFFDKGVFTAMFNTLKEQQYLDCDGNCDLEKTQQFAKLLFVLLYPEVKLTIEESIHQLHA
- the ubiA gene encoding 4-hydroxybenzoate octaprenyltransferase codes for the protein MSAEKAKAYWQLMRMDRPIGSLLLLWPTVWALVIAAQGMPSWNVLIVFVLGVFLMRSAGCVINDFADRKVDGHVKRTKQRPLPSGKVTSKEAIGLFLVLGVSSFLLVLTMNPLTIQLSFAGIFLAFIYPFMKRYTHLPQLFLGLAFSWAIPMAWAAQTGELPWIVWFVFAINALWTIAYDTQYAMVDRDDDLKIGIKSTAILFGRHDKLVVGILQLITLAMLVLLGQHYELGQSYYWMILVAASLFVYQQHLIRHRDRDLCFKAFLNNNYVGMVVALGLFIAFW